A region of the Azospirillum lipoferum 4B genome:
CCCAGAAATACTTCTCGAAACCCTCGGTCTCGTAGACCAGCCCGCGATAGGCCTTGAAGGCATGCTCCGACAGCTCTTCCATGGTCTGGAGGAACACATCGGTGCAGGGCTCCGCCGATTCCGGGTGCAGCAGGGTCGCTTCCAGCGTCGCCGCCGCCAGCGTTTCCAGGTTGCGGCGGCCGACCTCGGGGTTGGAATACTTCCCGGCGATGACCTCGCCCTGCTCGGTGATGCGGATGGCGCCCTGCACCGCGCCGGCCGGCTGGGCCAGGATCGCCTGATAGCTGGGACCACCGCCGCGGCCGACCGAGCCGCCGCGGCCGTGGAACAGGCGAAGCCGCACGCCATGCTTGGCGAACACCTCGACCAGCGCGATCTCGGCTTTGTACAGCTCCCAGCCGGAGGTGAGGAATCCGCCGTCCTTGTTGCTGTCCGAATAGCCGAGCATCACCTCCTGCAGGTTGCCGCGGCTTTCCAGGAAGCGCCGGTATGTCGGGATCGACAGCAGCCGGTCCATGGTGGCGGCGCAGTTGCGCAGGTCACCGATGGTCTCGAACAGCGGGGCGATGTTCAGGTCCAGCGCCTTGTCCTTCGGCCGCAGCAGCCCGGCTTCCTTCAGCAGGACGGCGACCTCCAGGATGTCCGACACGCCGTCGGTCTTGGAGATGACGCAGTTCACCACCGCATCCGACCCGAAGCGGGTGCGGGCATCGGCGGCGGTGCGCAGGATGTCCAGTTCGGAGCTGGTTTCCTCCGAATAGTCGGCGTAGCCGGAGGCGAGCGGCCGGTTGGTCTCCAACTCGCGCACCAGCAGCTCGATCCGCTCGTCCTCCGACAGCGACGTGTAGTCGACCCCGGCGTCGGCGAAGGACAGCAGTTCGGCCACCGACCGCTCATGCACGTCGGAGTTCTGGCGCAGGTCGATGCTGGCCAGATGGAAGCCGAACAGGTCGACGGCCCGGCGCAGGTGGCGCAGCCGGCCCTTGGCGAGCGCGGCCGAGCCGTTGACGGTCAGCGAGCGGTCGATGATGTCCAGGTCGGCGCGAAGCTCGGCCGGGGTCAGGTAGGGCGGCGCGTCGCCGACGGCATGGCGCGGCGCCTCCAGCCCGTCCAGCGTCCGTAACGTCGCGGCGACCCGCGCATAGATGCCGGAAATGGCGCGGCGGTACGGCTCCAGCTTGCGGTGCGGCGACGGGTCGGGGGAGCGTTCGGCCAGCTGGCGCAGCGGCTCCGACACGTCGATGACGCGGGTGCTGAGCGACAGCTCCGACCCCAGCGTGTGCAGTTCGTCCAGATAGAATTGCAGGGCGCGGGTGCTCTGCATCCGCATCGCCTGACGCAGCACGGGGGCGGTGACGAAGGGGTTGCCGTCGCGGTCGCCGCCGATCCAGCTGCCCATGCGCAGGAAGGACGGCAGTTCCGTCGTCGCCCAGGACGGATCCATCCGCCGCAGATGGTCCTCCAGCTGGGCGTAGAAGCGCGGCATCTCGCGCAGGAAGGTGTAGTCGTAGAAGGTCAGGCCGTTCGCCACCTCGTCCGTCACCGCCAGCTTGGTGGCGCGCAGGATCGCGGTCTGCCACAAGGTCAGCACGGCGCGCTGGAGCGATTCGAGGTTGGTTTCCTCCTCCTCCGGCGTCATCGGGCCGTGGTCGCGCTCCGCCAGCAGCTTGGCGACCGCCATCTGCACGGTCAGGATGCTCTTGCGCTGCACCTCGGTCGGGTGGGCGGTCAGCACCGGGCTGACCAGCGCGCTGTCGAAGAACTCCTTCAGCTGCTGGGTGGTGATGCCGGCCTTCGTCGCTTCGTCCAGCGCATGGGCCATGGTGCCGTCGCGCGGCGACGACCCGGCGAGCGCATGGGCGCGGGTGCGGCGGATGTGGTGCTGGTCCTCGGCGATGTTGGCGAGGTGCGAGAAGAAGCTGTAGGCCCGCACCACCCGCGCCGTCTGCGGCGGCGACAGGCTGTTCAGGATCGCCTCCAGCTCCTTGCGGGCGCCCTGGTCCTCTTCACGGTGGAACCGGATGGAGGTCTGGCGGATGCGCTCGACGATGTCGAACACCGCCTCCCCTTCCTGGCTGCGGACGGTGTCGCCCAGGATGCGCCCCAGCAGGCGGATGTCTTCGCGGAGCGGCTGGTCCTTCGTCTCGGAACTTTCCTGCAGCAGGATGGCGGACATGGGCGACGGTTTCCTGGTCGAGGATGGACGGATATGGGGCGATGCGCGAGCACTGGATGCATGAAGCGGGATGATCAAAACCCGGGCAGGAGCAACCCCCTGCACGCGAAGTGGTCAGACCATCGGCGACAGCATGCCCATTCTGTCGGAAGTTTCAACCGTCCGTGTGCTGGTGCGAAATGATTTCCATAAGTCGCAGCGCTGTGAAATGCGACGTCGCATATGGGCGGCCCGCAGTGTAAGGCTTGCTTCCCAACTAGTATGGTAGTATGCTTCACTGATTGTTTCCCCCTGCCCATGCTCCGTATGACGAAGCAGGTGGGGAGAAGGGCGGCCTGACGGGATGGCAAAGCGATGTTGAACAAGATCGACGTGGACTCCGGGGAGCCGATCGCGCGGCGCGTGTACCGGGTGCTGCGCCAAGCCATCGTGACGATGCAGTTCCGCCCGGGTCAAGCCCTGTCCGAGCAGGAAATCGCCGACCAGCTCGGCGTCAGCCGCCAGCCGGTGCGCGAGGCCTTCATCAAGCTGAGCGAGTCCGGGTTGCTGACCATTCGGCCGCAGCGCGGCACCTTCGTCGTCAAGATCTCGGTCAAGCAGGTGCTCGACGCCCGCTTCGTCCGCGAGGCGGTGGAGACCGCGGTGGTCCGCAAGGCTTGCGAGACCATCACGCCGGCCGGCCTCGCCGAACTGCGCGACAATCTGAAGGCCCAGTGGGACATCGCTGACGAAGCGGTGCCGGTGCGCTTCCTGGAGCTGGACGAGGCCTTCCACCGCACCATCGCCATCGGGGCGGAGTGCGAATATGCCTGGCGCATCGTGGAGGAGACGAAGGCCCAGATGGACCGCGTCCGCTACCTCAGCGTGCCCTATGCCACGCCGATCCGCCGGCTGATCTCGCAGCATCAGGCGGTGCTGGAGGCCATCGTCGCCCGCGATCCCGCCAAGGCCGAGGCGGCGATGGGCATGCATCTGCGCGAGATCCTGACGTCTCTGCCCGAACTGGAAGGCAAGTTCCCCGACCTGTTCACGCTGGAGGATGGGGGGACGCCACCCGCCCCCAAGACCTCCTCGCGGTCTGCCGGCCGCTCTAAGGTTGCCGGATTGCGCTGATCGGCGCAGCATCGGCCACTCCCCTTATCAGAGCGCCTTATCATTCCATTGCCGAACAATCCGGGTTGCCCTCGCCCCCACTCTTTGACATTCTACCATACAAGAATGCGAGCCAAAGCCTCGCGCCAATGCTCCGCCGGGAAGGAAACCGT
Encoded here:
- a CDS encoding GntR family transcriptional regulator, with amino-acid sequence MLNKIDVDSGEPIARRVYRVLRQAIVTMQFRPGQALSEQEIADQLGVSRQPVREAFIKLSESGLLTIRPQRGTFVVKISVKQVLDARFVREAVETAVVRKACETITPAGLAELRDNLKAQWDIADEAVPVRFLELDEAFHRTIAIGAECEYAWRIVEETKAQMDRVRYLSVPYATPIRRLISQHQAVLEAIVARDPAKAEAAMGMHLREILTSLPELEGKFPDLFTLEDGGTPPAPKTSSRSAGRSKVAGLR
- the ppc gene encoding phosphoenolpyruvate carboxylase translates to MSAILLQESSETKDQPLREDIRLLGRILGDTVRSQEGEAVFDIVERIRQTSIRFHREEDQGARKELEAILNSLSPPQTARVVRAYSFFSHLANIAEDQHHIRRTRAHALAGSSPRDGTMAHALDEATKAGITTQQLKEFFDSALVSPVLTAHPTEVQRKSILTVQMAVAKLLAERDHGPMTPEEEETNLESLQRAVLTLWQTAILRATKLAVTDEVANGLTFYDYTFLREMPRFYAQLEDHLRRMDPSWATTELPSFLRMGSWIGGDRDGNPFVTAPVLRQAMRMQSTRALQFYLDELHTLGSELSLSTRVIDVSEPLRQLAERSPDPSPHRKLEPYRRAISGIYARVAATLRTLDGLEAPRHAVGDAPPYLTPAELRADLDIIDRSLTVNGSAALAKGRLRHLRRAVDLFGFHLASIDLRQNSDVHERSVAELLSFADAGVDYTSLSEDERIELLVRELETNRPLASGYADYSEETSSELDILRTAADARTRFGSDAVVNCVISKTDGVSDILEVAVLLKEAGLLRPKDKALDLNIAPLFETIGDLRNCAATMDRLLSIPTYRRFLESRGNLQEVMLGYSDSNKDGGFLTSGWELYKAEIALVEVFAKHGVRLRLFHGRGGSVGRGGGPSYQAILAQPAGAVQGAIRITEQGEVIAGKYSNPEVGRRNLETLAAATLEATLLHPESAEPCTDVFLQTMEELSEHAFKAYRGLVYETEGFEKYFWESTVIGEIANLNIGSRPASRKKSTSIEDLRAIPWVFSWAQCRLMLPGWYGFGSAVKAYLAEHPDGMERLRAMHRDWGFFRTLLSNMDMVLSKSNIAIASRYAGLVSDPELRDAIFSRIRAEWQDCIEVLLAITEQSALLEKNPLLARSIRNRFPYLDPLNHVQVELLKRHRTSDSGEQIARGIHLTINGIAAGLRNSG